The nucleotide window CCCAATCCCTCAGGATAAATACCTCTTCAAGTTTGATGTTTTGTCGCGGCCATCGATCAGGACAGACAGCCATTTTGCCGCCTGCTTCGGAGCCAAATGTTAACCAAAAAAGGGGTGGTCAGCCCCCGGGTCATCACCATCGAAGGCAATGCacaaaagagaaaaccaGCCCTCCATCCCTCCCAGATCCAATCTGCAGGGACCCGCGATCTATCCCAGATGTGTCCTCGCCCGTCAAGCCACTGGCGTTTGGGTTCTATGCCCGTGCGCGCGCGCGGGGTTGCATCAGATCGCATTGTCAAGCATATCGCGCTCAGATGCCAATCCATCCTCAGACAACAGGCCTTCCCCAGAAAACCCATCAGACGGGGCGTGCAGAGatctggagaggaggaggagggtcgCTTAGCATCTTACAGATTCTCGGGGTGGGCGATTGTCGAAACAACACGATCCGTTCAATATCACTCATGGTCGGCGACGCCGTCGCTGTCAGTCAAGCAGTCAGTGCTGCTGCAGGGGAAAACGAATTGGCGTAAAAATAGTCGTGTTCGTATTGATCAACCATCGTACCGTACCTACACATCATGTAGCATGATCCCCAAATCTGCGATTGCTGGTAAAAGTCGAAAGATAAGAGTCGCTCAAGCAACCGACCACATGCTACATgcaccctaaccctaacctAACCAtccgtcatcatcctccccaaaacaCAGAACCACTCTAAGAGCGCTCCTCTTCCCTTTAAAGCCAAACGCCATATATTTCAGACTCGATAACCCTACCTGCCAAAAAAATGGGCTCAAGCCGCCTTCATAACGCCGCGTCCCAATGTAATGCAAGTCGTTTAGATACCGGACAGAGTCGTCCTCTGTTCCTAACTGGTCAAGAAATGAAATATGAACCTAACAATGCTTAACCGCCCTCAATACGGAATATCAGACTTTCCGTTATCCTATCCACGGTTGGTGTCAAAATTCCTGTGAGGGTCGCCAATACCGCCGGGCTTGAGCAGCGGTGTGGTCTCCGCTGCTGCGTCGCTATCCTGACGATCCAAGATGGTCTGGAGATGGTCTGGGGAGTTGGCGTAGTGTTCGGGGTGAGAGGTGTACCGGCCGGGagtatcatcatcaaagccaTTAGCGTGAAGATGTGATGGCGGCAGGCTGTCAATGGTTGAACTGACGAGGCCGTTGCGGGATTGGATCTCGTAGTAGATGGCGAGgtacagcagcagcccttGCATGGTGGCCGTCAGGACGAAAATGCCCCACGAACTCCAACCAGCCAAGCCAAGGCGCGCAAACAAGCTGGCCGCAAAGAGGAAGCCACCGGGCGTCTGGATGCACATCATGGGAATGCTGAGACTGCCCACATGCTTAAGATGGTAAGTCGTCCAGATTTGCGGAACGTATTGCACTGCCGCCAAAAGAGCAGCCATGACGCCCAGTACGTTGGCCCAAATTTCCAGGTGGTCCTTGGCAAGCGTCGACAGAATGCCCGTAACGAGAATGACAGCGAGGCCGTGGAGCAGGGTCAACGAGGCTACCAACAGAGCTGTCTGCCACCTCGGCtggtcctcctcttcacccagCTCTTCGTTATCGGGGTCGTGGGCGGGATTATAtcggaagaagacgaggaacaAGACGAAGCTATGAGTTTGTTAACAACGGATCCCGCCATGCCCAGCAAATAAAGACTTACATGAAGGTGAAGCAAATCCACTGCACACCTAGTTGCGCAATCCCAAGCAGTCCAGCAACACAGTGCAATGTCTCGAGCTCCTTGCAGCAGGCGACGTCTTGTCTCGATTGGGGAAGCAGCAAGATGTTGGCAAAAGCCGATGTCGCCGAGGTTGTACCGAGCAGGATAAAGTACGGCGAGATGCCCTCAGAGGTGCCACGCGAGATGATTCGGAAGTGCTGGGGTAGGTAGCTGATGAGCATGCCAACCACGATGACGCTGCGGGACTGTCAGTACAGGAAGAAGGCATGAGAGAGGATCAGGCCCACCTCGAAACGATGAGGTTCACAACGTTAAGGTCGCGAAGTTTCTCGCAGCGGTCTGCACTGAATAGTGACTCCATCTTGAATACcttgatgggttgggtgatGGCTGATAACGGTGGAGGCGCTTTTGTTGCGGGGAGTTCTCAGGAGATGCTGGCACCAGGGCTCCTGCTCGACGTTGGTCCTGTCCCACACAGAGTCTCTCTCGTATGACACTGCGTCTCAATCGTCTGGTAACTTTGGTGAGGAGCAGCCGCGACTCCCGAGGCTGATGTCGCGACTGGATGTTTggtgagctggagaaggcgtcAGGCGGACAGCTCGTGCACGGTTGCGTAGCTTTCCCCCTGCAGTTGCCTGCCGGGCGCTGGTTTCCAGGGCGCCCACCGCCCTTGTGGGGGAGGAAATGTGGGGGGCAACGAGGCCCTAGACCTTCAAGGTTCTCGCTATTAGCGCTTTCCATTGATCGAGGTACTTTATCGTCCAATTCATGTGAGAAGATACTTGACAAAGCGGTCTACACTATTTGCAGCTTGACTTCAACTCTCACCTCATCGCGACTATCATCGAGCTCAATATCAAGACGATTTCCCTCAGACTCTCTCTCATTCAACATTGACTCGAAAAAATACAAAATACAGAGTATCCAAGATGTCGACAGAACCCAACAAAAATTCCCCGACTCACAAactacccacccacccatcaaaAGAACGTACTCCCGAAattcaaccaccaaccacgaacaaaccctccctcaacctcctgaCCTCAACCACCTGCCCAACTACCTGCCCCCCAAAATCTCCCGACCCCCGCAACCGCgacacccccttcttcaaatcAGCCCAATGGACAGCAGACGGCACAACCCTCctaaccctcacctcccacccctccatccaaaCCTACGttctcccctccaccctcctcaccccccctcaccccttcctcaccccaacatcaaccctccccctcccagaaCCAACttcaaccttctccccctccccctacttctccctctcccacccctcaacTCAttacctcctcaccgccaccaccgaccaccccatccacctaaaccccatcttctcccctGCTTCCCCCCCGCTCGCCTCCTTCTTTTTAATAAAACCAGAAACAGAATCctacctccccatcacctccctcatctggCCCTCCCCAGGTACTCACTTCATAACCGGaacaaccaacctcctcgccttaTTCGACATCTCCCGCCCTGATTCCCTGTGCTCTACCCCCCTCTTGAAAATCCCTACCATCCCCTCCACTCGTCACATCAGCAAGGGAAATGGTATAGGAATGCGAGGGACCGTTTCCGCGTTGGGGCTTCAGCCGACaggtgctggggaggggataCTAGCTGCGGGAACTTGGACAAGATGGGTGGGGTTGTACGACATCTACCGCTCCGGCAGCGTCATCGCCAACTTCAGCGTTAAACCCTCCGCTGATCACGAAGCGGGGGTTAAAGGCAAGGGAGTTGTCCAAACAATCTGGAGTCCGTGTGGGCGGTACTTGGTTGTGAATGAAAGAGGGAGTGAAGGGTTGCTGGTTTATGATGTGAGGGGGACGCATAAACTGCTAGGGTGGTTATCCGGCAGAGATGGGACAACAAATCAGCGACTCGGCGTCGACGTCTTTCCCGATCAAAACGGCAACGGTTTTGAGGTTTGGGCTGGGAGGAAGAACGGGACGGTGGTCATGTAtgaaggggttgggatgAACGAAGAGGAAACGAAGCCGACTTGGGAGTGGGGGGTGAATGATGGGGAGAGCGCAGTTGGTGCGACGGCTATGCATTCGAGTGGGAGTGTGCTGGCTACTTGCTCGGGGAGTTGGAAGGTGGCGGATGGTGATAGCAGTGATGAGGGTAGCAGCGATGATAGCGACAGCGACAGTGAGGATGACTCGTCATCCGGGAAAAAGCCAGCTTTTGTCGTCGAGGAAACAAGCCTCAAGGTCTGGAGTATTGATGCCAGCAATGGTGCGGCAGCGCAAGAATTTGAGCCACTAGAGGGAGATGTGGAAGAGAAAGAATGAAGTTTGGTATTTGAGCAAAGCATTTGAGCAAATATCGCAAGGGGTCAACACTACCCATAGCTACCTGGTATCGAGCAAACGATTTTCAGAGCAAAAGCCGGCAAAAGATCCGAGTACATCATCCGACATCGATCGCCTCCCGCCATCTTACATGTCAGAACCTTCAAAtacatcgtcatcgtcataCTCGCCAACCGCATGTTGGCCCCACGGCTCATCAAGAACCCGGCTGGCTCGTTCCAATATCTTCCGCCCCCCAAGCAATTCCTCAAGCATGGCGATTCTATCCTCCAACGACATCATCAGAAACTTCGGCAATCCATATGACTGCCCTCTCTTGCCTCCTACGGCCAAGCCATCTGCCGGGACAGACAGCCTTTTGAGAATGACCTGGGCGGCAAACACGTTCATGCCTGCCCGGAAGAGAAAGGCCTCTTGGTGAGTTTCCGGAGGAGTCACCAAGCTCCTCACATCAGCTTGCTCGCTGGCATGGTCACAGATCGTCTTCGCCACCCACTTCGCCAGCGTCTcggttcctcctcccacataCAACACACGCACCTCTGTGTCCAAACCGCCCACAAATCCCTGAAACTCGGCCAGCGCCTTTGCATCTGACTGAGACAGCGGTGTCATCGCCTCATTGAACTTGTTGCCCTCAGACACAAAGACGATCAACCGCTCGTACCGCAAAGCAGCATTCTGGACCACGCTGTGATAGTTCACTGTCTTGTCCGGTTGGCCTGGCATGGGCCTTTGACGCAGCTTTACCATGGTAAGCAGCATAATCCCAGTGGCAGGGGATATCGTCAAGTCAGCGTCGTCAAGGTTAGGCGAACGCAGGCCTGGGAACCATGTAGCTGGTCGGTGAGGTTTGTAGTCGCGACGTACAATCTCTATTCCGGGGAGGAGCTTCGTTAAGAACTGCGCCATTGGGCCAACCGCCGTGAAGGATGCAACTATTCTGGGCCGCTGTTCCGGAGGCGCAATGTCTGGAGCAGCTGCTGGGATCTCAGGAAGAGCAGGGAGCGACTCCGCTGGTTGTGTGGCCCCGAATAGTTTATTAACCCGATAGCTGGGATGGCCGCTGTTGGATCGGTCTGTTACAGCGCGGAAGTTGACCGCAACAAAAGAATCGAGCAACGTTCTGAAGTCGGGGTATTCTTGCACAAGCCCCCCGAATAGATCTGTTGTTGGGACCGGCGGGAGGTTATCACCTTCAGCTAGGCCGAGCATGCGGCGCGTTGGTGGGTGGGCAGATGGCCTTGGTATTGGCCGTATCTCTATGGGATCTGCTCGAAGTCTTTTTTGGCCGGCCAAAACCGCAACGGGACCTGGGACCGGCGGCTCCACTACACCATCTTCGACTGGCCGGGCTCGGTGTGTGACTGTTGTCCTGGTCAGTGGTTCGCTCGAGCTCCCATCTTCTCGATTAGCACGTGAAGTGGTCAATGTTGGGTCTCCCGTGGAGGACAAAGGTAGTAattcttcatcgtcgtcaagaTGCATCTGCAGGATCAACAGTCCTGGTTTCTTGCGCACCAGGTCTTCACTTGTCATCACATGTTCGTCTTCTCCATGTCCTAGGAAGTGGTCAAGGTGCCCCTGGTCTACCTTGATGGCCTCAGGTGCCAATGTCTTTGCTTTCATATGCGCCATAGGCGTCCAGACGATCCGCTGCTCAGCCGCTCTGTTGTGACCCCACTTGGTCCCTTGCCAGTCGACGTCGGTTGTCCCTCGAATAAAGCCGAATTGTGCCCTGGCGCTCTGGAGCTGTTGCTCCCATGCCGGGGTCGGCAACGAGAAGTCCATGAGAGGAACTGAAACCCGGGCTATGGCGTCAAGTGGCTCGAGTCTTTCCTGTTCAGCGTACCGCACGAGCGTGGCAGCCTTGTCGTCAAAGAACCTTGAAAGATGGCGTTCCTCCTCATAGATCTCTGGGGACATGCTTCTTGGCTCAGTCAGAACACCTGCATGTGTAAGGTCTTCAAGCCACAAGGCATCGTCAGGTTGCGAGTGCGGAAGAGGTGGAAATATTGGCACGTCGAGATACGGGTGCTCGGGGAGCGGGTAGTGTATCGGTGGCAACACTGATGACTCAAAGAGCCCACCTCTTATCATTTCCGGGATGTCCATATCATCAGAGCGGTCGGGTGAGATTTGAGCTGTCGTCGCCTCATCCCAAAAAATCTCGTCTTGCTGAAGAAGCTTGTTCTCCGCAACCCGGATCTCTTCACTGATGTCAGAAaatggagaagaaggttgcgGAACCCGACTTGTCTCTTCATCAGGAACAAACAGATCATCGAATGGTTCCAGCATAGGACTCAGGGGCGGTGACAAAGGCTCTGTAGCTCCAAAACTTGGAAGCTTCACACAATGTTAGCATCTAGGCCAACCCACGAAGCTGCCGAACTTACACCATGATAAGTGCTGTTACTAGCCAACAGATCCCACTGATCTTTGTCGATCCACTCCGTCTTGAGAATCTGCACAAGATATCCTACTGTCTCCTTTGTAACCTCGAGCGGCTCAGTtgcagccttcttcaacaatTCCTTCTCCATGGCATTTGCATTTTCGGCAAACTCAAGCCCTTCACCCTCGGTCACATCGGCATCCTCCAGGGGAAGGCCGTGGTCTGGCAGCGTGTCCTTCCGGAAAGAGGTGACTCTCCGTCTCAACCTGTGGCAGTCGCTATTGTGG belongs to Podospora bellae-mahoneyi strain CBS 112042 chromosome 6, whole genome shotgun sequence and includes:
- a CDS encoding hypothetical protein (EggNog:ENOG503Q3EV; COG:S), which produces MESLFSADRCEKLRDLNVVNLIVSSVIVVGMLISYLPQHFRIISRGTSEGISPYFILLGTTSATSAFANILLLPQSRQDVACCKELETLHCVAGLLGIAQLGVQWICFTFIFVLFLVFFRYNPAHDPDNEELGEEEDQPRWQTALLVASLTLLHGLAVILVTGILSTLAKDHLEIWANVLGVMAALLAAVQYVPQIWTTYHLKHVGSLSIPMMCIQTPGGFLFAASLFARLGLAGWSSWGIFVLTATMQGLLLYLAIYYEIQSRNGLVSSTIDSLPPSHLHANGFDDDTPGRYTSHPEHYANSPDHLQTILDRQDSDAAAETTPLLKPGGIGDPHRNFDTNRG
- a CDS encoding hypothetical protein (EggNog:ENOG503NYGF; COG:S), translated to MSTEPNKNSPTHKLPTHPSKERTPEIQPPTTNKPSLNLLTSTTCPTTCPPKSPDPRNRDTPFFKSAQWTADGTTLLTLTSHPSIQTYVLPSTLLTPPHPFLTPTSTLPLPEPTSTFSPSPYFSLSHPSTHYLLTATTDHPIHLNPIFSPASPPLASFFLIKPETESYLPITSLIWPSPGTHFITGTTNLLALFDISRPDSLCSTPLLKIPTIPSTRHISKGNGIGMRGTVSALGLQPTGAGEGILAAGTWTRWVGLYDIYRSGSVIANFSVKPSADHEAGVKGKGVVQTIWSPCGRYLVVNERGSEGLLVYDVRGTHKLLGWLSGRDGTTNQRLGVDVFPDQNGNGFEVWAGRKNGTVVMYEGVGMNEEETKPTWEWGVNDGESAVGATAMHSSGSVLATCSGSWKVADGDSSDEGSSDDSDSDSEDDSSSGKKPAFVVEETSLKVWSIDASNGAAAQEFEPLEGDVEEKE
- a CDS encoding hypothetical protein (EggNog:ENOG503NXWT) yields the protein MDFTSESNLFSLDGSSWSPVPSSPPTEVAPAHMEADEYALHHGLTFPGIDPWSDILDETGTIAATIVDVQPSHLIENGTLQECAFRPIIPAPEQWQVPAESMQLLQQTFQRCTTIEVADLMEELCLEETPSLKELKLEPPIIRSDHNSDCHRLRRRVTSFRKDTLPDHGLPLEDADVTEGEGLEFAENANAMEKELLKKAATEPLEVTKETVGYLVQILKTEWIDKDQWDLLASNSTYHGLPSFGATEPLSPPLSPMLEPFDDLFVPDEETSRVPQPSSPFSDISEEIRVAENKLLQQDEIFWDEATTAQISPDRSDDMDIPEMIRGGLFESSVLPPIHYPLPEHPYLDVPIFPPLPHSQPDDALWLEDLTHAGVLTEPRSMSPEIYEEERHLSRFFDDKAATLVRYAEQERLEPLDAIARVSVPLMDFSLPTPAWEQQLQSARAQFGFIRGTTDVDWQGTKWGHNRAAEQRIVWTPMAHMKAKTLAPEAIKVDQGHLDHFLGHGEDEHVMTSEDLVRKKPGLLILQMHLDDDEELLPLSSTGDPTLTTSRANREDGSSSEPLTRTTVTHRARPVEDGVVEPPVPGPVAVLAGQKRLRADPIEIRPIPRPSAHPPTRRMLGLAEGDNLPPVPTTDLFGGLVQEYPDFRTLLDSFVAVNFRAVTDRSNSGHPSYRVNKLFGATQPAESLPALPEIPAAAPDIAPPEQRPRIVASFTAVGPMAQFLTKLLPGIEIVRRDYKPHRPATWFPGLRSPNLDDADLTISPATGIMLLTMVKLRQRPMPGQPDKTVNYHSVVQNAALRYERLIVFVSEGNKFNEAMTPLSQSDAKALAEFQGFVGGLDTEVRVLYVGGGTETLAKWVAKTICDHASEQADVRSLVTPPETHQEAFLFRAGMNVFAAQVILKRLSVPADGLAVGGKRGQSYGLPKFLMMSLEDRIAMLEELLGGRKILERASRVLDEPWGQHAVGEYDDDDVFEGSDM